The following is a genomic window from Campylobacter lari subsp. lari.
CCCAAAATTCCAACCACTTGAATTTAAAGCACTATCTTGAGAGCTTGCAAACACTCTAAAGGTATGAAAATCAGGGTCATAAGGACTGCCCCAACCCACTAAAAAACTATCTTCTTTGGTATAATCAAAACTCCCACTTGGCTTAGCTATAGCCTTTGCTTTAATGCCAAGTTTTAAAAATTCACTTTGCAAGATATTTACCAAAGCTACTCTTAAAGGATCTTCACTCATAGCATACATATCAAAGCTAAATTCTTTACCATCTTTTTCTAAAATGCCATTTTTATTTTTTACAAAACCAGCCTTTGCTAAAAGCTCATTTGCTTTTTTTACATCATATGTATAGCTTGCAAATTCTTTGGGATTTGCCCATGATTTTTCTAAAGGATGACTTGCTACTTTTCCAAAAGAGTGCAAGAGTGAGTTTATGATAGCTTGCTTGTCTATGGCGTGATTTAGCGCTAAACGCACATTTTTATCTTTTAAAAATTCATTATCAAGGTTAAACATCAAAGCACGATAATCAGCCGATGGTTCTATGAGTATTTTAAAATTTTTATCATCTTTAAAATTTGAAGCTAAAGAAAAATCCACCAAAGCCACATCAATAGAACCATTTTTAAGCTCAATGGCACTAATACTTGGATCTTTAATGTGCTTTAGTATGAGCTTTGGAGTTTTTACCTTGGCTAAGTGGTAGTTTTCATTTGCTTCTAAAAGCATGTATTGACCTTGTTTCCATTGCTTGAGTTTATATGAGCCTGTACCTATGGGGTTTTGGTTAAATTTAGTAGTGTTTAAATTTTCATTTTCTAACAAGTGCTTTGGTAAAATTCCCACACTCAAAGCGTCTAAAAATGCAGGAAAAGGCTTTGAAAGTGTGATAGACAAATGATAATCATCGATGATTTTTACTTCCTTAACTGCGTCAAAATTTACCTTTGAAGGCGAATTTAATTTCTCATCTTTTAAAGCATTTATACTAAATTCTACATCTTTAGCACTAAATTTAGTTCCATCATGCCATAATACATCATCTCTTAAAGTAAATTCATAAACAAGCCCATCCTTGCTAACTTTCCAAGAACTAGCAAGATCAGGCGCTAAGCTCATATTTTCATCAAAGCGTGTAAGTCCTGAAAACACAAGAGCAATTGCTACATCATGATCTTCACTAAAAAGCGGATTTATACGCTCTGGCTCATTTTCCACTGCTATAACGATCGTATCTTTTGGCGTAATAGCAAAAAGATTTAAAGCACAAAAAAGCATGATAAAAAATCTAAGCATAAAAGGCCTTTCTTATAAAATAAAGTGAAATTATAACGCTTTTTAATCATAAGCTTTGGTAAAAATTTCATTTTTATCATCAAATAAAAGTTGCAAATACCTCTCATACTGCTTTAGTATATCTACGATAATTTCTTGCTCGTTTAAATACTCTATATTATAACCATTACGCGA
Proteins encoded in this region:
- a CDS encoding ABC transporter substrate-binding protein gives rise to the protein MLRFFIMLFCALNLFAITPKDTIVIAVENEPERINPLFSEDHDVAIALVFSGLTRFDENMSLAPDLASSWKVSKDGLVYEFTLRDDVLWHDGTKFSAKDVEFSINALKDEKLNSPSKVNFDAVKEVKIIDDYHLSITLSKPFPAFLDALSVGILPKHLLENENLNTTKFNQNPIGTGSYKLKQWKQGQYMLLEANENYHLAKVKTPKLILKHIKDPSISAIELKNGSIDVALVDFSLASNFKDDKNFKILIEPSADYRALMFNLDNEFLKDKNVRLALNHAIDKQAIINSLLHSFGKVASHPLEKSWANPKEFASYTYDVKKANELLAKAGFVKNKNGILEKDGKEFSFDMYAMSEDPLRVALVNILQSEFLKLGIKAKAIAKPSGSFDYTKEDSFLVGWGSPYDPDFHTFRVFASSQDSALNSSGWNFGHYKNAKVDEALTKARNSLDVNERKKHYKEFIDALQDDPAFLFIAYIDYPLVYAKNIQGIKAHILGHHGVGFTWNAYEWSKN